One window of Dendropsophus ebraccatus isolate aDenEbr1 chromosome 13, aDenEbr1.pat, whole genome shotgun sequence genomic DNA carries:
- the LOC138770433 gene encoding fibrinogen-like protein 1, producing MSASKPGENDKAKSENGGKEQSDAVQGYDCSDIWEANNASTSGTYRIQPMGTDVSFLVYCEMSELGGWTIIQRHDGSDGLKFDETWDNYKNGFGELQGEHWLGLEYMYLLTHQPDRSAKLHISLGDFSGNESYAEYNPFSVGNGDCHYKLSARKYSGTAGDAFLGNGAANQHGSYFSTRDHPTDNCNRKCKVGDMGFPSCGDIFHSGWWYNACGSANLNGVWRSPSHYKNFASSVSWPTWKIRESLKFSEMYLIHH from the exons ATGTCTGCGTCCAAACCAGGAGAGAATGATAAGGCAAAATCAGAAAACGGGGGCAAG GAGCAGTCTGACGCGGTTCAAGGTTATGACTGCTCGGATATATGGGAAGCAAATAACGCTTCTACCAGTGGAACATACCGGATACAACCAATGGGAACTGACGTCTCTTTTCTG GTGTATTGTGAGATGTCTGAACTTGGTGGCTGGACCATCATACAAAGACACGATGGATCAGATGGGTTAAAATTTGATGAAACATGGGACAACTATAAAAATGGATTCGGCGAACTTCAAG GTGAACATTGGCTTGGACTGGAATACATGTATCTCCTGACACATCAGCCAGACAGATCTGCCAAACTGCACATCAGCCTCGGGGACTTTAGCGGCAATGAATCCTATGCTGAATACAATCCCTTTAGTGTTGGAAATGGAGACTGCCACTATAAGTTATCGGCAAGGAAATATTCCGGTACAGCAG GCGATGCCTTCCTTGGAAATGGAGCAGCCAACCAGCATGGCAGTTACTTTAGCACTAGGGATCATCCCACCGACAACTGTAATCGGAAATGTAAAGTTGGGGACATGGGATTCCCCAGCTGCGGTGATATATTCCATTCTGGCTGGTGGTATAACGCCTGCGGATCAGCAAACCTGAATGGTGTTTGGCGCAGTCCTTCACATTATAAAAACTTTGCCTCATCTGTGTCATGGCCGACGTGGAAAATCAGAGAGTCCTTGAAATTCAGTGAAATGTATCTGATTCACCATTAG
- the LOC138770434 gene encoding fibrinogen-like protein 1 gives MRAVQLLAGLLSFSLYYHQTQAHSGEFQEVEGYDCSDIWEANNASTSGIYRIQPKSASFSSLVYCEMSELGGWTLIQMHDGSDTLDFDRLFEDYRNGFGDLKGEHWLGLEYMYLLTHQPDRSAKLHISLGDFSGNESYAEYNPFSVGNEDLHYKLSAGKYSGTAGDAFHGRGEANQHGSNFGTRDHPTDNCNRKCKLGDMRFLSCGDIFHSGWWYNACGSANLNGVWRSPPRHKDYLSSVSWPTWKVRESLKFSRMYLIHH, from the exons ATGAGGGCTGTGCAGCTATTAGCAGGTCTCCTATCATTCAGCCTTTATTATCACCAGACTCAG GCTCATTCTGGAGAGTTTCAGGAGGTTGAAG GATATGACTGCTCAGATATATGGGAAGCAAATAATGCTTCCACCAGTGGAATATACAGAATACAACCCAAGTCAGCAAGCTTCTCTTCCCTG GTGTACTGTGAAATGTCTGAACTTGGCGGCTGGACTCTAATACAAATGCACGATGGATCAGACACATTGGACTTTGACAGACTGTTTGAAGATTATAGAAATGGATTTGGTGATCTTAAAG GTGAACATTGGCTTGGACTGGAATACATGTATCTCCTGACACACCAGCCAGACAGATCTGCCAAACTGCACATCAGCCTCGGGGACTTTAGCGGCAATGAATCCTATGCTGAATACAATCCCTTTAGTGTTGGAAATGAAGACCTCCACTATAAGTTATCGGCAGGGAAATATTCCGGCACAGCAG GCGATGCCTTCCATGGAAGAGGAGAAGCCAACCAGCATGGGAGCAACTTTGGCACTAGGGATCATCCCACCGACAACTGTAATCGGAAATGTAAACTTGGGGACATGAGGTTCCTCAGCTGCGGTGATATATTCCATTCGGGCTGGTGGTATAACGCCTGCGGATCAGCAAACCTGAATGGGGTTTGGCGCAGTCCACCAAGACATAAAGACTATCTCTCATCTGTGTCATGGCCGACGTGGAAAGTCAGAGAGTCCTTGAAATTCAGCAGAATGTATCTAATTCATCATTAG